In Vigna unguiculata cultivar IT97K-499-35 chromosome 3, ASM411807v1, whole genome shotgun sequence, a single genomic region encodes these proteins:
- the LOC114177850 gene encoding cyclin-D1-1-like — protein sequence MKAEPPAALLMSVSCISDYDLLCADENSGILSGESPECSSDVDSTAPPPSPPSSEDYSIASFIEHERNFVPGFDYLSRYQSRSLDADAREESVAWILKVHAYYDFQPLTAYLAVNYMDRFMDSRQLPQTNGWPLQLLSVACLSLAAKMEEPLVPSLLDLQIEGAKYIFEPRTIRRMELLVLGVLDWRLRSVTPLCFLAFFACKIDSTGAFTGFLISRATEIIVANIQEAGFLAYRPSCIAAAAILSAAKEIPNWAALKPEHAESWCEGLRKEKIIGCYQLMQELVVNSNRRKLPLVLPQLRVTTRTRMRSSVSSFSSSSSFSLSCKRRKLNNCLWVDDKGNSE from the exons ATGAAGGCGGAACCACCGGCAGCGCTCCTCATGTCGGTTTCCTGCATCTCCGACTACGACCTCCTCTGCGCCGACGAAAACTCCGGTATCCTCTCCGGAGAGTCGCCGGAATGCTCGTCCGATGTGGACTCCACTGCCCCGCCGCCGTCGCCACCGTCCTCGGAAGACTATTCAATCGCCAGTTTCATCGAACACGAACGCAACTTTGTCCCCGGATTCGACTACCTCTCCAGGTACCAATCTCGCTCCCTCGACGCCGACGCCAGAGAGGAATCCGTTGCATGGATTCTCAAg GTACACGCGTATTATGACTTTCAACCTTTGACGGCGTACCTTGCCGTCAACTATATGGACCGATTTATGGATTCTCGCCAGTTACCG CAAACAAATGGGTGGCCTCTGCAACTTCTATCTGTTGCATGTTTGTCTTTGGCAGCAAAGATGGAGGAACCTCTGGTTCCATCTCTGTTGGACCTTCAG ATAGAAGGTGCCAAGTACATATTTGAGCCGAGAACAATTCGTAGGATGGAGCTACTTGTTCTGGGTGTCTTGGATTGGAGGCTAAGATCAGTAACCCCACTTTGTTTTCTCGCTTTCTTTGCGTGCAAAATAGATTCAACTGGAGCTTTTACCGGGTTCCTCATTTCCCGGGCTACAGAAATCATCGTGGCTAATATCCAAG AGGCTGGCTTTCTTGCTTACAGGCCATCATGCATTGCTGCCGCAGCCATACTTTCTGCGGCTAAGGAAATTCCTAATTGGGCTGCCCTTAAGCCTGAGCATGCTGAGTCATGGTGCGAGGGACTAAGAAAA GAAAAAATTATTGGGTGCTACCAGTTGATGCAAGAACTTGTGGTTAACAGTAACCGTAGAAAACTCCCTTTGGTGTTGCCGCAGTTGCGAGTAACAACTCGGACTCGAATGAGGTCAAGTGTCTCATCATTCTCATCGTCATCCTCCTTCTCCTTGTCTTGTAAGAGGAGGAAATTAAATAACTGTTTGTGGGTAGATGACAAAGGAAACTCCGAGTGA